From a single Candidatus Rokuibacteriota bacterium genomic region:
- the rpsT gene encoding 30S ribosomal protein S20, giving the protein MANIRSALKRMRQNEKRRLRNRTVRSRVRTAVKEARAALGQKSQDAGSLVKEAIRSLDKAVSKGVIHKNTAARKKSALASRLAGPS; this is encoded by the coding sequence GTGGCGAATATCAGGTCCGCGCTGAAGCGGATGCGGCAGAACGAGAAGCGCCGGCTCCGGAACCGGACGGTCCGTTCGCGCGTGAGGACGGCGGTGAAGGAGGCCCGGGCGGCGCTCGGCCAGAAGTCCCAGGACGCCGGGTCCCTCGTCAAGGAGGCGATTCGGAGCCTGGACAAGGCCGTGAGCAAGGGCGTGATACACAAGAACACCGCCGCGCGCAAGAAGTCGGCGCTCGCGAGCCGACTCGCCGGGCCGAGCTGA
- the holA gene encoding DNA polymerase III subunit delta, giving the protein MDYATFVREVERACTPLISLLHGTEPFLLDDALARVTRACCPDPALVPLNRECFDAREIGCATILRSALTLPVLAPARLVVVKETDALAAKEGQLLGEYAAAPNPSTRLLLLAGELLPATHWLLKVVPPAAVVPVRAPAGRELLAWLRDRASAHGFTLGDEAAQLLIQLVGEDLTALAGELEKTMLWAGGAGGRIGTDAVEAVVGERRARSVFDLTRALERRTLGPALAALEALLDSGEDALGLLGMLTREVRQTWLAKAWLKKGKSADEIARALNRPPRVVQALLARAEASATATLRRQLARCWEVERRLKASGLPRSELAALLADLCEVG; this is encoded by the coding sequence GTGGACTACGCGACGTTCGTGAGAGAGGTGGAGCGGGCTTGCACCCCTCTCATCTCGCTCCTTCACGGGACCGAGCCCTTCCTGTTGGACGACGCGCTGGCTCGAGTGACGCGGGCCTGCTGTCCCGATCCAGCTCTCGTCCCGCTGAACCGCGAGTGCTTCGACGCCCGGGAGATCGGATGCGCGACGATCCTTCGGTCGGCGCTGACCCTGCCCGTGCTGGCTCCCGCGCGGCTGGTGGTGGTGAAGGAGACCGACGCGCTGGCGGCGAAAGAGGGCCAGCTGCTCGGCGAGTACGCGGCCGCGCCCAATCCTTCCACGCGACTCCTCCTCCTCGCCGGCGAGCTCTTGCCGGCGACCCACTGGCTCCTGAAGGTCGTCCCGCCCGCCGCGGTGGTGCCGGTGCGGGCGCCCGCGGGGCGTGAGCTCCTGGCATGGCTTCGCGACCGGGCGTCGGCCCACGGGTTCACGCTCGGCGACGAGGCGGCCCAGCTCCTGATCCAGCTGGTGGGCGAGGACCTCACCGCGCTCGCCGGCGAGCTGGAGAAGACCATGCTCTGGGCCGGTGGGGCCGGGGGCCGGATCGGAACGGACGCGGTCGAGGCCGTGGTCGGCGAGCGGCGGGCGCGCTCGGTCTTCGATTTGACGCGCGCCCTCGAGCGCCGGACCCTGGGGCCGGCGCTGGCCGCGCTGGAGGCTCTACTGGACTCGGGCGAAGATGCGCTCGGTCTCCTCGGGATGCTGACGCGCGAGGTGCGGCAGACCTGGCTCGCCAAAGCGTGGCTGAAAAAGGGGAAGTCGGCCGACGAGATCGCGCGCGCCCTCAACCGTCCGCCGCGGGTCGTGCAGGCGCTGCTCGCCCGTGCGGAAGCGTCGGCGACGGCGACGCTCAGGCGCCAGCTCGCCCGCTGCTGGGAGGTCGAGCGCCGGCTCAAGGCGAGCGGGCTTCCGCGCTCCGAACTCGCCGCGCTCCTCGCCGATCTCTGCGAGGTCGGATGA
- a CDS encoding neutral/alkaline non-lysosomal ceramidase N-terminal domain-containing protein → MSRAAVWLVTALGLFVLSSSCHPAFAEAPRRASGPAGPSDRPARPPPPAQPARCPDCLRAGAARTAIALPAGVPLAGYGGLGRRLLIPDLLDRYPYAFWFKPSRGVDGPIMARALVLEQGTARVLWIAVDLVAVDPQLVAALKSRLTAEGLRYTALIVAASHTHSGPGAFARSRIFGFLTLDRFVPEIAEHLLQGMIRSARQAEFGKIPARVGGGNGHAPGIAASRLDLPLDSEVGVLKVVAAGGAPVALLWNYAVHGTALGKGNLRLSGDLMGVAGQRLERHLGVPALYTNGAVADVSPARHGPEGAEFLGEALARQVLAVWDRVTPETGSTLHALVEPLQLPPPRLALRGCLGRWLPRWLTVGLGWALPDRSELVGVAVGGHAWLTIPGEIQTQLGQEVKAEGRRIFRSTFVVGLANDYLGYFLTREAHHRVGYIQCASPYGETAGEVVAERAKALLRRLGQSLP, encoded by the coding sequence ATGAGCCGGGCGGCGGTCTGGCTCGTCACGGCGCTCGGTCTGTTCGTCCTCTCGAGCTCGTGTCACCCGGCATTCGCCGAGGCCCCCCGTCGGGCCTCCGGGCCCGCGGGGCCTTCGGATCGGCCCGCGAGGCCCCCGCCACCGGCTCAGCCGGCCCGGTGTCCGGATTGTCTCCGGGCCGGCGCGGCCCGGACGGCCATCGCGCTTCCTGCCGGGGTTCCGCTCGCGGGATACGGCGGGCTCGGCCGACGTCTGCTCATTCCCGACCTCCTGGATCGGTACCCGTACGCGTTCTGGTTCAAGCCCTCCCGCGGCGTCGACGGGCCGATCATGGCCCGCGCGCTCGTCCTCGAGCAGGGGACCGCTCGGGTGCTCTGGATCGCCGTGGATCTGGTGGCCGTGGATCCCCAGCTCGTGGCCGCTCTCAAAAGCCGGTTGACGGCCGAGGGGCTCCGCTACACCGCGCTCATCGTCGCCGCCTCGCATACCCATTCGGGGCCCGGAGCCTTTGCCCGCTCGCGAATCTTCGGGTTCCTCACCCTGGACCGGTTCGTTCCCGAGATCGCCGAGCACCTCCTCCAGGGGATGATCCGGTCCGCCCGCCAGGCCGAGTTCGGCAAGATCCCCGCCCGCGTCGGCGGGGGGAACGGCCACGCCCCCGGCATTGCCGCGAGCCGTCTCGATCTGCCGCTGGACTCCGAGGTCGGCGTGCTCAAGGTCGTTGCGGCCGGCGGCGCCCCGGTCGCGCTCCTGTGGAACTACGCAGTGCACGGCACGGCCCTCGGCAAAGGGAACCTCCGGCTGTCGGGGGACCTAATGGGAGTCGCCGGCCAGCGCCTGGAGCGACACCTCGGCGTTCCGGCGCTCTACACGAACGGCGCCGTTGCCGACGTGAGCCCCGCCCGTCATGGACCGGAGGGTGCGGAATTCCTCGGTGAAGCCCTGGCCCGCCAGGTGCTCGCGGTCTGGGACCGCGTGACTCCAGAGACCGGATCGACGCTCCACGCCCTGGTCGAGCCGCTCCAGCTTCCTCCGCCGAGGCTCGCGCTTCGGGGCTGCCTGGGCAGGTGGCTTCCGCGCTGGCTGACCGTCGGCTTGGGGTGGGCGCTACCGGATCGCAGCGAGCTGGTCGGCGTCGCGGTGGGAGGTCACGCGTGGCTCACGATTCCCGGGGAGATCCAGACCCAGCTGGGTCAGGAGGTGAAGGCTGAGGGCCGGCGGATCTTCCGGAGCACGTTCGTGGTGGGGCTGGCCAACGACTACCTGGGGTACTTCCTCACGCGGGAGGCCCACCACCGCGTGGGCTACATCCAGTGTGCCAGTCCCTACGGGGAAACAGCCGGTGAGGTCGTGGCGGAGCGCGCGAAGGCGCTCCTGCGGCGGCTCGGGCAATCGCTCCCGTGA
- the murJ gene encoding murein biosynthesis integral membrane protein MurJ, whose amino-acid sequence MFPAVRGLEAHDDGLPETSVQPGLVRAVGAIGAATLASRLLGFVRDMVVARAFGAGPATDAFFVAFRIPNLLRRLLAEGALSTAFLPVFAEFLTLRSRPEFDRMFRCVAGALLAALCTVTLVGILLAPLIVAVMAPGLAADPQQARLATHLARLLFPYLIFVGLAALAMGALNAHRRFFTAALAPAVLNVGMILAVLLLARRMEVPIVSLAVGVLVGGLGQLLIQLPELRHSRVPLGPSLDLSHPGVRRIGVLLGPSVFGLAAVQLSVFVNTFLASLLPSGSISFLYYADRVMEFPLGVFGIAVATASLPLLADQAARRDLAGLRDTLNFAIRLSCFVAVPASVGLILLRVPITRVLFERGQFGALDTEATAWALGFYALGLPAFAGTRIAAQAFYALQDTRTPVKVGIWAVSLNVVLGVALMRPLSHGGLALASTCASTANLVWLLWSLRRRLGPLGAGRLLASLARVGVATGFMAAWCGLLLVAWPAAGSRWMEAAWLGAAVAGGMGVYAGVSRGLRSEEWAALRMLLSRRAVGDRRTGTIGT is encoded by the coding sequence GTGTTTCCGGCCGTGAGGGGCCTCGAGGCGCACGACGACGGGCTCCCCGAGACCTCGGTTCAGCCCGGCCTGGTGCGGGCTGTGGGTGCCATCGGTGCCGCGACGCTCGCGAGCCGACTTCTCGGCTTTGTCCGCGATATGGTGGTCGCCCGCGCCTTCGGGGCTGGCCCGGCCACTGACGCCTTCTTCGTCGCCTTCAGGATCCCGAACCTCCTCCGTCGGCTGCTCGCCGAAGGGGCACTGTCCACCGCCTTCCTCCCGGTCTTCGCGGAGTTCTTGACGCTCCGGTCGCGCCCCGAGTTCGACCGGATGTTCCGGTGCGTGGCGGGGGCCCTCCTGGCGGCGCTCTGCACGGTCACCCTCGTCGGCATCCTCCTGGCCCCCTTGATCGTCGCCGTTATGGCCCCGGGCCTCGCTGCCGACCCTCAGCAGGCGCGCCTCGCGACGCACCTCGCCCGCCTCCTCTTCCCGTACCTGATCTTCGTGGGGCTCGCCGCCCTGGCGATGGGCGCGCTCAACGCCCACCGCCGCTTCTTCACCGCCGCCCTGGCGCCGGCCGTGCTCAATGTCGGGATGATCCTCGCCGTGCTCCTCCTGGCGCGGCGGATGGAGGTTCCGATCGTGAGCCTGGCCGTCGGGGTTCTCGTGGGAGGGCTTGGCCAGCTCCTGATCCAGCTTCCGGAGCTCCGCCACTCCAGAGTGCCGCTCGGCCCCTCGCTCGATCTCTCGCATCCGGGGGTCCGGCGGATCGGCGTGCTTCTCGGCCCGTCGGTGTTCGGCCTCGCCGCCGTCCAGCTCAGCGTCTTCGTCAACACGTTCCTTGCCTCGCTCCTCCCCTCGGGGAGCATTTCGTTTCTCTACTACGCCGACCGCGTGATGGAGTTCCCGCTTGGCGTGTTCGGGATCGCCGTGGCCACGGCGTCGCTCCCGCTCCTGGCCGATCAGGCGGCCCGGCGCGACCTGGCCGGTCTCCGCGACACGCTGAACTTCGCGATCCGGCTTTCGTGCTTCGTGGCGGTTCCCGCGTCGGTCGGGCTGATCCTCCTGCGTGTTCCGATCACGCGGGTGCTGTTCGAGCGCGGGCAGTTCGGCGCGCTCGACACCGAGGCGACAGCCTGGGCGCTCGGGTTCTATGCCCTCGGGCTCCCCGCCTTCGCGGGGACCCGCATCGCGGCCCAGGCCTTCTACGCGCTTCAGGACACGCGCACGCCGGTCAAGGTCGGGATCTGGGCCGTTAGCCTCAACGTGGTTCTCGGCGTGGCGCTCATGCGGCCGCTGAGCCATGGTGGCCTGGCGCTCGCGTCGACCTGCGCGTCCACGGCCAACCTCGTCTGGCTCCTCTGGTCTTTGAGGCGCCGGCTCGGCCCGCTCGGCGCCGGAAGGCTCCTCGCGAGCCTGGCGCGGGTCGGCGTCGCCACGGGCTTCATGGCAGCCTGGTGTGGGCTTCTGCTCGTGGCGTGGCCCGCCGCCGGCTCACGGTGGATGGAGGCCGCGTGGCTGGGGGCGGCGGTCGCCGGCGGCATGGGCGTCTACGCCGGGGTGAGCCGGGGCCTCAGGAGCGAGGAGTGGGCCGCGCTGCGGATGCTCCTCTCGCGTCGGGCCGTCGGGGATCGGCGCACCGGGACGATCGGAACCTGA
- the xerD gene encoding site-specific tyrosine recombinase XerD has translation MRDPVAEFLEALQMERGTSLNTLSAYRRDLAGFRRFLREQRWGLRRVGSPELSRYLLQLRRNGLSPRSIARHLSAVRGLYRFLVREGHLCRDPTDQLESPRQPQRLPRTLSLEEVGALVEAADGRTAVGLRDRALLEILYATGMRASECCSLRIEDVNLSAGYVVPTGKGSRQRLVPVGAQALHWLRRYLQEGRPALVRAGDPGTLFVNRRGGRLSRQGLWGIIKKAARRVGVRRVVSPHTLRHSFASHLLERGADLRSVQAMLGHADISTTQIYTHLSSRAVREMYMRFHPRARVSLDGAARRSPAPGHDPGSASRELR, from the coding sequence ATGAGGGATCCCGTGGCAGAGTTCCTCGAGGCCCTCCAGATGGAGCGGGGGACCTCCCTCAACACGCTCTCCGCTTACCGGCGGGACCTCGCCGGCTTTCGACGCTTCCTGCGGGAGCAGCGCTGGGGCCTGCGGCGGGTCGGATCCCCGGAACTCTCTCGCTACCTCCTTCAGCTTCGCCGGAACGGCCTCAGCCCGCGGAGCATCGCCCGGCACCTCTCGGCCGTCCGCGGGCTCTACCGGTTCCTCGTCCGGGAAGGTCACCTCTGCCGCGACCCGACCGATCAACTGGAATCGCCCCGGCAGCCCCAGCGACTGCCGCGGACGCTCTCGCTCGAGGAGGTGGGCGCGCTCGTGGAGGCGGCCGACGGGAGGACTGCGGTAGGCCTCAGGGATCGGGCGCTCCTGGAGATCCTCTATGCCACCGGAATGCGCGCGTCGGAGTGCTGCAGCCTTCGCATCGAGGACGTCAACCTCTCGGCCGGCTACGTGGTGCCGACGGGGAAGGGGAGCCGCCAGCGGCTCGTTCCGGTGGGGGCCCAGGCGCTCCACTGGCTCAGGCGCTATCTGCAGGAGGGGCGGCCCGCGCTCGTCAGGGCTGGTGACCCCGGCACCCTGTTCGTGAACCGGCGCGGCGGCAGGCTCTCCCGCCAGGGACTCTGGGGGATCATCAAAAAAGCGGCACGGCGCGTCGGGGTCAGGCGGGTCGTGTCGCCCCACACGCTGCGCCATTCCTTCGCCAGCCACCTCCTCGAGCGAGGAGCCGACCTGCGGTCTGTGCAGGCGATGCTGGGGCATGCCGACATCTCGACGACCCAGATCTACACCCACCTCTCCTCCAGGGCGGTGCGCGAGATGTACATGCGGTTTCACCCGAGGGCGCGCGTGTCGCTGGATGGCGCAGCCCGTCGCTCGCCGGCACCCGGCCACGATCCCGGGTCGGCCAGCCGGGAGCTTCGATGA